One segment of Bacillus alkalisoli DNA contains the following:
- a CDS encoding GvpL/GvpF family gas vesicle protein produces the protein MGDLIYLYGLIPTQEVITKELPPKIAFDGIGDIYTIPIEKTTAVVCKLSSKQYTEENMKEKIHHDIDWLQEKAFHHHETVMELSKMYTVIPLKFCTLYKNEESLLQTVKSNEEKMERVFRLLKGNEEWNLKIFCDDHLLRNVVNQNNSAIEEKKEEISHLSKGKQFFEKKKLDRLIDQEMEAEKQRISELIHSQLEEFVIHGSVKWNWNKDVTGRKENMNWNSVYLISADKVEAFLEKIQKYEKEMSKMGWQFETTGPWPAYHFSSFS, from the coding sequence ATGGGGGATTTGATTTACTTATATGGCTTAATCCCAACACAAGAAGTAATAACAAAAGAACTGCCACCTAAGATAGCATTTGATGGGATAGGAGATATATACACAATTCCTATTGAAAAGACGACAGCCGTGGTTTGTAAGCTTTCCTCTAAACAGTACACGGAAGAGAACATGAAAGAAAAAATCCACCACGATATAGACTGGCTACAAGAAAAGGCTTTTCATCATCATGAAACAGTAATGGAATTATCAAAAATGTACACTGTCATTCCTTTGAAATTTTGTACACTATATAAAAATGAAGAGAGTTTATTACAAACGGTTAAATCAAATGAAGAGAAAATGGAAAGAGTGTTCAGATTACTAAAAGGGAATGAGGAGTGGAATTTGAAGATTTTCTGCGATGATCATTTACTAAGAAATGTAGTGAACCAAAACAATTCTGCAATAGAAGAAAAAAAAGAAGAAATTAGCCATCTTTCTAAAGGAAAACAATTTTTTGAAAAAAAGAAATTAGATAGGTTAATAGATCAAGAAATGGAAGCGGAGAAGCAAAGGATTAGCGAGTTGATTCATTCACAATTAGAAGAATTTGTTATACATGGAAGTGTAAAATGGAATTGGAATAAAGATGTGACTGGAAGAAAAGAGAATATGAATTGGAATAGTGTTTACTTAATTTCCGCAGACAAAGTAGAAGCATTCTTAGAAAAAATTCAAAAATATGAAAAAGAAATGAGTAAGATGGGATGGCAGTTTGAGACAACAGGTCCATGGCCAGCTTACCATTTTTCTAGCTTTTCATAA
- a CDS encoding gas vesicle protein GvpG: MIHKLITAPINLLIKIGEKVKEESDKELYDLPTIQKKLIQLQMMYELGDIPEQSYKEKEEELLHRYEVAKQLELEQLEQMINKK, translated from the coding sequence ATGATTCATAAACTAATAACTGCTCCTATTAATCTACTAATTAAAATTGGAGAGAAAGTAAAGGAAGAGTCAGATAAAGAGTTATATGACCTTCCTACCATTCAGAAGAAACTAATTCAGTTGCAAATGATGTATGAACTAGGTGATATTCCTGAACAATCTTATAAAGAAAAAGAAGAAGAGTTATTACATCGATATGAGGTTGCCAAACAACTAGAATTGGAGCAGTTAGAACAAATGATAAATAAAAAGTGA
- a CDS encoding GvpL/GvpF family gas vesicle protein: MNHEEQTGVYIFCGIQTEDQKEFGEIEMNGEVRKLYPITYKDAAFIATEVPMKIYHPNKENLMMHQQAISLVMKQSDTAIPVSFGNVFHSKEDVRMLLEKLYPQFQQLFPVIKGKIEVGLKLVGKKAYLDKKVKESTRIGNMAAATKGKSKAAGYYERIELGGAVQKLFANLQHEMKQEIYDPLTELAEAAKANDPISEKMLLNGSFLIERDKEKAFDQKVNELHEKWKDKLEFHYSGPWPAYNFVNIRLKVEEG, from the coding sequence ATGAATCACGAAGAACAAACAGGTGTTTATATTTTCTGTGGGATCCAAACAGAAGATCAAAAAGAATTTGGAGAAATTGAAATGAACGGCGAGGTAAGAAAGCTGTATCCAATTACTTATAAGGACGCCGCTTTCATCGCCACGGAAGTGCCAATGAAAATCTATCATCCTAATAAAGAAAATTTAATGATGCATCAGCAGGCTATTTCATTAGTGATGAAACAAAGTGATACGGCAATTCCAGTTAGCTTTGGAAATGTATTTCACTCAAAGGAAGATGTAAGAATGTTATTAGAAAAGTTATATCCACAGTTTCAACAACTCTTTCCAGTGATAAAAGGCAAAATAGAAGTAGGTTTAAAGCTAGTTGGAAAAAAGGCGTACTTAGATAAAAAGGTAAAGGAAAGTACGAGAATCGGAAATATGGCAGCAGCTACCAAAGGGAAATCAAAGGCGGCTGGCTATTACGAAAGAATAGAATTAGGTGGAGCAGTACAAAAATTATTTGCAAATCTTCAGCATGAAATGAAACAAGAAATATATGACCCTTTAACAGAGTTAGCGGAAGCTGCAAAGGCAAATGATCCAATTAGCGAAAAAATGCTCCTTAATGGATCGTTTTTAATTGAACGGGACAAGGAAAAAGCATTTGATCAAAAAGTAAATGAATTGCATGAGAAATGGAAGGATAAGCTTGAATTTCATTATAGTGGTCCATGGCCAGCTTATAATTTTGTCAATATAAGACTAAAAGTAGAGGAAGGTTAA
- the gvpN gene encoding gas vesicle protein GvpN, with the protein MTVIKEMRKQNSRAIVQDSATKDILSRSLQYLKAGYPIHFTGPSGVGKTSLALALAKKRKKPVMLIHGNHELNNKDLIGDFTGYTSQKVIDNYVRSVYKKDETVSEVWKDGRLLEAVRKGYTLIYDEFTRSQPTTNNIFLSILEEGILPLYGSKQTEPFVKVHPDFSVIFTSNPMEYAGVFDTQDALLDRLITIPIRYKELDQEVTILSEKSNMEKKNAVAITELVTNLRKSCTKNNGPSLRASLMIAKVALEEDIPIDGENDEFKNLCMDILLHPISRCIEAEEPLKTAEELLLKALKKVKVSEE; encoded by the coding sequence TTGACGGTAATAAAAGAAATGAGGAAACAGAACTCTAGAGCCATTGTACAAGATTCAGCTACAAAAGACATACTGTCTAGATCCTTACAATACTTGAAGGCAGGTTATCCTATTCATTTTACGGGGCCTTCAGGAGTAGGAAAAACATCATTAGCCTTAGCTCTAGCTAAAAAAAGAAAAAAACCCGTCATGCTCATACACGGAAACCATGAATTAAATAATAAAGATTTAATCGGTGACTTTACTGGGTACACAAGTCAAAAAGTAATAGATAATTATGTCCGGTCCGTATATAAAAAAGATGAAACCGTATCAGAAGTTTGGAAAGACGGCCGCTTATTAGAAGCAGTTAGAAAAGGATACACCCTTATCTATGATGAGTTTACTCGATCACAACCAACAACAAATAATATTTTCCTATCTATTCTAGAAGAAGGAATACTACCGCTCTATGGATCTAAGCAAACAGAACCATTTGTTAAGGTGCACCCGGATTTTTCTGTCATATTTACTAGCAATCCAATGGAATACGCAGGTGTATTTGATACACAAGATGCATTGTTGGATAGATTGATTACAATTCCTATTCGTTATAAAGAATTGGATCAAGAGGTAACAATCTTGTCGGAGAAATCAAATATGGAAAAGAAGAACGCAGTTGCTATTACAGAACTTGTTACCAATTTAAGAAAGTCGTGTACAAAGAATAACGGGCCTAGTCTTCGTGCCTCTTTAATGATTGCAAAAGTCGCTCTTGAGGAAGATATACCAATTGATGGTGAAAATGATGAATTTAAAAATTTATGTATGGATATTTTATTACATCCAATAAGCCGTTGCATAGAAGCTGAGGAACCCTTGAAAACAGCCGAAGAGTTACTTTTGAAAGCATTAAAAAAAGTGAAGGTAAGTGAGGAATAA
- the gvpO gene encoding gas vesicle protein GvpO has translation MEINKIMGNVAKFFNEFVAPLHKITSVEEGADEGWKLTVEVIEEKEYMKKYAKDEMLGVYDVYLNKEKEVVSYKRRDIRYRSSIKYEA, from the coding sequence ATGGAAATTAATAAAATAATGGGAAATGTTGCGAAATTCTTTAACGAATTTGTAGCACCCCTTCATAAGATTACTTCTGTTGAAGAAGGGGCAGATGAAGGTTGGAAGCTCACAGTAGAAGTTATCGAGGAAAAAGAATACATGAAAAAGTATGCGAAAGATGAAATGCTTGGAGTTTATGACGTGTACCTCAATAAAGAGAAAGAAGTTGTTTCATATAAGAGACGAGATATTCGATACCGAAGCTCTATCAAATATGAAGCTTAG
- the gvpJ gene encoding gas vesicle protein GvpJ, with protein sequence MAIQKSTDSSSLAEVIDRILDKGIVIDAFVRVSVVGIEILTVEARVVIASVDTWLRYAEAVGLLSDEVEENGLPNQENERGAAFSI encoded by the coding sequence ATGGCAATTCAAAAAAGTACAGATAGTTCTAGTTTAGCAGAAGTAATTGACCGTATTTTAGATAAAGGTATTGTAATTGATGCATTTGTAAGAGTGTCAGTTGTCGGAATTGAGATTCTTACTGTAGAAGCGAGAGTAGTAATTGCAAGTGTAGATACGTGGTTACGTTATGCAGAGGCAGTTGGATTACTAAGCGATGAAGTAGAAGAAAATGGACTTCCAAACCAAGAAAACGAACGAGGTGCCGCTTTTAGCATCTAA
- the gvpQ gene encoding gas vesicle protein GvpQ — protein sequence MGNTVKETVKKVAKKAIESTPDSIKENIKETVKEKTKKNLESNVRDIADETKEGIKEKTDEKADQFQDKVEKGKEKAQDVLLSVREKIGQVVEAGEEFQEKMTSNNEDSRKIKGVKNLKSYSKVKGATDIKKSEHIKSSNSIKTIGS from the coding sequence ATGGGCAATACTGTGAAAGAAACAGTAAAAAAAGTTGCGAAAAAGGCAATAGAATCCACACCTGACTCGATTAAAGAAAATATTAAAGAAACAGTAAAAGAAAAGACAAAAAAAAATCTAGAAAGCAATGTAAGAGATATAGCGGATGAAACCAAAGAAGGTATAAAGGAAAAAACGGATGAAAAGGCAGATCAATTTCAAGACAAGGTAGAAAAAGGAAAAGAGAAAGCACAGGATGTATTACTGTCAGTACGTGAGAAGATCGGGCAAGTTGTGGAAGCTGGAGAAGAATTTCAAGAAAAGATGACATCTAATAATGAAGACTCACGAAAAATTAAAGGTGTTAAAAACCTGAAGAGCTATTCAAAAGTAAAAGGCGCAACAGATATAAAAAAATCTGAGCATATAAAGTCATCGAATAGTATTAAAACCATTGGATCTTAA
- the gvpT gene encoding GvpT/GvpP family gas vesicle accessory protein has product MTVKEKEEQNEDKNNKDDMNQSYNLAIIGGVVGAGIGLLSSPNTSKKVWKSLSESEVMKVFGNQLKRSAQEILAEQAQKSIKQFASGYVSKNVSELLNPSKKEEKDESDDKNESSEIQEMKQDNEKLNERLDKIESMLNKLVDSNSK; this is encoded by the coding sequence ATGACTGTCAAAGAAAAAGAAGAACAGAACGAGGATAAAAACAATAAAGATGATATGAATCAATCGTATAACTTAGCCATTATTGGAGGAGTAGTCGGTGCGGGAATTGGGTTACTATCTAGTCCCAATACGAGTAAAAAAGTATGGAAAAGCTTAAGTGAATCTGAAGTGATGAAAGTCTTCGGTAACCAATTAAAAAGATCAGCACAAGAGATTCTGGCAGAGCAGGCTCAAAAAAGCATCAAGCAATTTGCTTCTGGGTATGTAAGTAAAAACGTAAGTGAGTTATTAAATCCATCTAAAAAGGAAGAGAAAGACGAGTCAGATGACAAAAATGAATCATCTGAAATTCAAGAAATGAAGCAAGATAATGAAAAATTAAATGAACGTTTAGATAAGATTGAAAGCATGCTTAATAAGTTAGTAGATTCGAATAGTAAATAG
- the gvpJ gene encoding gas vesicle protein GvpJ: MSIQKSTDSSSLAEVIDRILDKGIVIDAFVRVSLVGIEIITVEARVVIASVDTWLRYAEAVGLLTDEVQEDGLSSRGENAQFSF; the protein is encoded by the coding sequence ATGAGTATTCAGAAAAGTACCGATAGTTCCAGTCTTGCAGAAGTTATTGATCGAATCCTTGATAAAGGAATTGTCATTGATGCTTTCGTAAGAGTTTCGTTAGTAGGGATTGAAATTATTACGGTTGAAGCTAGAGTAGTTATTGCTAGTGTGGATACTTGGCTACGTTATGCTGAAGCGGTTGGTTTATTAACAGATGAAGTCCAAGAAGATGGCCTTTCTAGTAGAGGAGAAAATGCACAGTTTAGTTTTTAA
- the htpG gene encoding molecular chaperone HtpG gives MEKKQFQAESKRLLEMMINSIYSQREVFLRELISNASDAIDKIYYKALTDDSLQFDKDSYYIKVTPNKEARTLTITDTGIGMTKEELETNLGVIAKSGSLAFKKENELKDGHDIIGQFGVGFYAAFMVADIVTVTSKALGSDQAYKWESEGADGYTIVPDDKAEVGTTITLQLKDNTEDDNYDEFVEEYQLKSIIKKYSDFIRYPIKMDVKTTKPSDEEEKELQEVTEEQTINSMVPIWRKNKNELTTEDYENFYAEKHYGFDKPVKHLHISVDGTIRYNSILYIPESIPFDYYSKEFEKGLELYSSGVLIMNKCSDLLPDHFSFVKGLVDSEDLSLNISREMLQQDRQLKFIAKNLSKKIKSALQSMLKDERENYEKFFQAFGRQLKYGVYADFGANKETLQDLLLFHTSKEKKLVSLDEYISNMPEDQKYIYYATGESIERIEKLPQTEVVLDKGYEILYFTDEIDEFAIKMLMSYKEKEFKSVSSGDLGIEADENEKSTEKEQEENKDLFESMSGILGGKVTTVKVSKRLRTHPVCLSTEGEITIEMEKVLSQMPDNQGIKANKVLEINTNHEVFQSLKNAHANDKEKLSLYTNLLYNQALLIEGLSLQDPVEFTNDICKIMV, from the coding sequence ATGGAAAAGAAACAATTCCAAGCAGAATCAAAACGATTACTGGAAATGATGATCAATTCTATTTATTCACAAAGAGAAGTATTCTTACGTGAGTTAATCTCTAATGCAAGTGACGCAATTGACAAAATCTATTATAAAGCACTAACAGACGACTCTTTACAGTTTGATAAAGATAGCTATTATATCAAAGTAACACCAAATAAAGAGGCAAGAACTTTAACTATTACGGATACAGGAATTGGTATGACGAAAGAAGAACTAGAAACAAACCTTGGTGTGATAGCTAAAAGTGGATCTTTAGCATTCAAAAAAGAAAATGAATTGAAAGATGGTCACGACATTATAGGCCAATTTGGTGTAGGTTTCTATGCAGCATTTATGGTAGCTGATATTGTTACTGTAACAAGTAAAGCGCTAGGAAGTGACCAAGCATATAAGTGGGAATCTGAAGGTGCTGACGGATACACAATCGTCCCTGATGATAAAGCAGAAGTTGGAACTACTATTACTCTGCAATTAAAAGATAATACAGAAGATGATAATTACGATGAGTTTGTAGAAGAATATCAGTTAAAATCTATCATCAAAAAATACTCAGACTTTATACGCTATCCAATCAAAATGGATGTGAAAACGACAAAGCCTAGTGATGAAGAGGAAAAAGAACTACAAGAAGTAACAGAAGAGCAAACAATTAATAGTATGGTGCCAATTTGGCGTAAAAATAAAAACGAGTTAACAACAGAGGACTATGAAAACTTCTATGCAGAAAAACATTACGGTTTTGATAAGCCAGTAAAACACTTACACATTAGTGTAGATGGAACAATCCGTTACAATTCTATTCTTTACATCCCTGAGAGCATTCCATTTGATTATTACTCTAAGGAATTTGAAAAAGGACTTGAGCTATACTCAAGTGGCGTATTAATCATGAACAAGTGCTCTGATTTACTTCCAGACCACTTTAGTTTCGTAAAAGGCTTAGTCGACTCTGAAGATTTATCGTTAAATATTTCCCGTGAAATGTTACAACAAGATCGTCAATTAAAATTTATTGCGAAAAATTTATCTAAGAAGATTAAAAGCGCACTTCAAAGTATGTTAAAAGATGAAAGAGAAAATTACGAGAAGTTTTTCCAAGCATTTGGACGCCAACTTAAGTACGGTGTATATGCTGATTTCGGAGCAAACAAAGAAACGCTTCAAGACTTATTGCTATTCCACACATCGAAAGAGAAAAAGTTAGTTTCGCTAGATGAGTATATTTCCAATATGCCTGAGGACCAAAAGTATATCTACTATGCAACTGGTGAATCGATTGAACGTATTGAAAAACTACCACAAACAGAGGTAGTTTTAGATAAGGGATATGAAATTTTATATTTCACAGACGAAATTGATGAGTTTGCGATTAAAATGTTAATGTCTTATAAAGAAAAAGAGTTCAAATCTGTGTCAAGCGGTGACTTAGGTATTGAAGCAGATGAAAACGAAAAGAGTACCGAAAAAGAACAAGAAGAAAATAAAGATCTTTTCGAATCGATGAGTGGAATTTTAGGTGGAAAAGTAACAACTGTTAAAGTTTCCAAACGTTTAAGAACACACCCTGTATGTTTATCAACAGAAGGTGAAATTACAATTGAGATGGAAAAGGTGTTAAGTCAAATGCCAGATAATCAAGGAATTAAGGCTAATAAAGTGTTAGAAATTAACACAAACCATGAAGTGTTCCAATCTCTAAAAAATGCTCATGCTAATGATAAAGAAAAATTGTCCTTGTATACAAACTTATTGTATAACCAAGCATTATTAATCGAAGGATTATCCTTACAAGATCCAGTTGAATTTACAAATGATATTTGTAAAATAATGGTATGA
- a CDS encoding helicase C-terminal domain-containing protein, protein MEKQISVSVRKLVEFSMMSGSIHIGSVFGNVLEEGTKTHQRLQENRGDNYEKEVYVSYTSTFQELEYKVDGRCDGIIREENLVIVEEIKSTGRTVSELLETDYPTYWAQAKVYAYIIGKQEGLEEIGVHLVYANRKSFEKRSFQKIFSINELETFYEEVIDTYITFHLMITQQQQLTKASIEKLDFPFQTFRKGQRSLMNVTYKSISENKRLFAKASTGIGKTISTIFPTLKQISVGKAKRIMYVTAKNSTRKVAEDTFHLLINKGLRAKVITITAKEKVCFQEEVRCQKDYCPFANGYYDRLQEGLIDILTNENLMNTNTIEFYARKHQLCPFEFSLDVALYADVIICDYNYFFNPKVKLQRWTEYEKETVLLIDEAHNLVDRARNMYSSSIQKSSFLSLSRELKNKNKELYQVAKLVNNELLKWKKEMLNQNVSTHNEVPESLVEVLQNFYNEAEIYLQQYGKAQEFESVKEVYFMTNAFLKATGWYNDHFKTLTSIYKSEVEVKILCLDPSLILNKMTKKLVSSIFFSATLMPLGYFTKVLGGTDDDYHLSLSSPFPIENVEVSVAPISTKYKDRSDSVSKIVNVICSELHKKNGNYLVFFPSYEYMSQVLEVYENYQVDGVKVIIQSHDMTEEERSKFLNEFEPNDQTTLIGFSVLGGVFAEGIDLVGEKLNGVMIIGVGLPRISDEQNIMKDYYQKQGVNGFDFAYVYPGMNKVHQAGGRLIRSETDTGFIWLVDDRFLTNKYLSLLPEEWRNFKILKY, encoded by the coding sequence ATGGAAAAACAAATATCGGTATCAGTTCGGAAATTAGTAGAGTTCTCTATGATGAGTGGAAGTATTCACATTGGTTCTGTTTTTGGGAATGTTTTAGAGGAAGGTACTAAAACGCATCAACGTCTACAGGAGAACCGGGGAGATAACTATGAAAAAGAAGTATACGTTAGTTATACTTCTACCTTCCAAGAACTTGAATATAAAGTAGATGGCAGATGTGATGGAATCATTCGTGAGGAAAATCTAGTAATCGTAGAAGAAATAAAGTCAACAGGGCGTACAGTAAGTGAACTTTTAGAAACGGATTATCCTACATATTGGGCACAAGCAAAAGTATATGCTTATATCATTGGAAAGCAAGAAGGTCTAGAAGAAATCGGAGTACATCTAGTATATGCTAATAGAAAAAGTTTTGAGAAAAGATCTTTTCAAAAGATATTTTCTATAAACGAGCTTGAAACGTTTTATGAAGAAGTGATAGATACATATATAACATTTCACCTCATGATAACCCAACAACAACAATTGACCAAAGCTAGTATAGAAAAACTGGATTTTCCATTTCAAACATTTAGAAAAGGTCAACGTTCTTTAATGAACGTAACCTATAAAAGCATCTCAGAAAATAAGCGTCTGTTCGCAAAAGCATCTACAGGAATTGGAAAAACAATTTCAACGATTTTTCCTACACTAAAACAAATAAGCGTTGGTAAAGCAAAACGTATAATGTATGTAACAGCAAAAAATAGTACTAGAAAAGTAGCTGAAGATACATTTCACCTATTAATAAACAAAGGTTTAAGAGCAAAGGTTATCACCATAACAGCAAAAGAAAAAGTTTGTTTCCAAGAGGAAGTTAGATGTCAAAAAGATTATTGTCCGTTCGCTAATGGCTATTATGACCGGTTACAAGAGGGATTAATAGATATTTTAACAAATGAAAACTTAATGAATACTAATACGATAGAATTTTACGCTAGAAAACATCAATTATGTCCATTTGAATTTTCATTAGATGTTGCCCTTTACGCAGATGTTATAATTTGTGACTATAATTATTTCTTTAATCCTAAAGTGAAACTACAAAGATGGACTGAATATGAGAAAGAAACGGTGCTGTTAATAGATGAAGCACATAATTTAGTAGATAGAGCACGTAACATGTATTCTTCATCCATTCAGAAATCAAGCTTTTTGTCACTAAGTAGAGAGTTGAAAAATAAAAACAAAGAACTATACCAAGTTGCTAAATTAGTAAATAATGAATTACTGAAGTGGAAAAAAGAAATGTTGAATCAGAATGTTTCCACGCATAATGAAGTACCAGAGTCTCTTGTAGAAGTATTACAAAACTTTTATAACGAAGCGGAAATATATTTACAACAGTATGGAAAAGCTCAAGAATTTGAGTCAGTAAAAGAGGTATATTTTATGACCAACGCTTTCTTAAAAGCGACAGGCTGGTATAACGATCATTTCAAAACACTTACATCTATTTATAAAAGCGAAGTGGAAGTCAAAATACTATGTTTAGATCCATCGCTTATATTAAATAAAATGACCAAAAAACTTGTATCTTCTATTTTCTTTTCGGCCACACTCATGCCACTTGGATACTTTACAAAAGTATTAGGCGGAACGGATGATGATTATCACCTTTCATTGTCGTCACCATTTCCGATTGAAAATGTTGAGGTTAGTGTCGCACCGATTTCTACAAAGTATAAGGACCGTTCCGATTCAGTAAGTAAGATAGTAAATGTAATCTGTAGTGAGCTACATAAAAAAAATGGGAACTACTTAGTATTTTTTCCTTCTTATGAATACATGTCACAAGTATTGGAAGTTTACGAAAACTATCAAGTGGATGGAGTAAAAGTAATCATACAATCTCATGATATGACAGAGGAAGAAAGAAGTAAGTTTTTAAATGAATTTGAACCTAATGACCAAACAACGCTAATCGGGTTTTCCGTATTAGGAGGAGTGTTTGCAGAAGGTATTGATTTGGTTGGTGAAAAACTAAATGGTGTCATGATAATCGGAGTAGGGCTTCCGAGAATAAGCGATGAACAAAATATTATGAAAGATTACTATCAAAAACAAGGTGTTAATGGCTTTGATTTCGCGTATGTATATCCAGGGATGAATAAAGTTCACCAAGCGGGTGGCCGCTTAATACGGTCCGAAACGGATACAGGATTCATTTGGCTTGTTGACGACAGATTCTTAACTAACAAATACCTTTCCTTACTACCAGAAGAATGGCGCAACTTTAAAATATTAAAATACTAG
- a CDS encoding DsrE/DsrF/DrsH-like family protein: MKVAIIAANGGMFDAYKVFNIATVTAASEGEVGIFFTFEGLNLIHKDAHKNLSLPPGKESMQQGFQQANVPSIPELVSMAQEMGVKMIACQMTMDVMQLEKDQFVDGIDVGGAATFLSYAKEADITLTF; encoded by the coding sequence ATGAAAGTAGCAATTATTGCAGCGAACGGTGGCATGTTTGATGCGTATAAAGTGTTTAATATCGCAACAGTAACAGCTGCATCAGAAGGGGAAGTTGGCATCTTTTTTACTTTTGAAGGCTTGAACTTAATTCATAAAGACGCACATAAAAACTTGTCCTTACCACCAGGTAAAGAGAGTATGCAACAAGGATTCCAACAAGCTAATGTACCATCCATACCAGAACTAGTGTCAATGGCTCAAGAAATGGGAGTTAAAATGATTGCCTGTCAAATGACAATGGATGTTATGCAGTTAGAAAAAGACCAGTTCGTTGATGGAATCGATGTTGGTGGAGCGGCAACTTTCTTAAGTTATGCAAAAGAAGCCGATATAACTTTGACCTTTTAA
- a CDS encoding sulfurtransferase TusA family protein: MNVTSNKVLDAKDLACPMPIVKTKKEMNALEPGQVLEIQATDKGSTADIKAWASTTGNQYLGTVEEGDVLKHYLRKASESEEKSETKHPNVTRLDELLKKIEGNEKVTVLDVRETAEYAFGHIPGAIHIPLGELEERFSELQTDDEIHVICRSGSRSDIAAQKLSEKGFSNVKNVTSGMRDWTGSLDKKL; this comes from the coding sequence ATGAATGTAACATCTAATAAAGTTTTAGACGCAAAAGATTTGGCTTGTCCAATGCCGATTGTGAAAACAAAGAAAGAAATGAATGCTTTAGAACCTGGTCAAGTGTTAGAAATCCAAGCTACTGATAAAGGGTCGACTGCTGATATTAAAGCATGGGCATCAACGACAGGAAATCAATATTTAGGTACTGTCGAAGAAGGGGATGTTTTAAAACACTATCTTCGAAAAGCAAGTGAATCAGAAGAAAAAAGCGAAACAAAACACCCAAACGTAACACGTTTAGATGAATTATTAAAAAAAATCGAAGGAAATGAAAAAGTTACGGTGCTCGATGTAAGAGAAACTGCAGAATATGCTTTTGGTCATATTCCAGGTGCCATTCATATTCCATTAGGGGAGTTGGAAGAAAGATTTTCTGAGCTCCAAACAGATGATGAAATTCATGTCATTTGTAGATCTGGGTCTCGAAGTGATATAGCTGCTCAAAAGTTATCCGAAAAAGGGTTTTCAAATGTGAAAAATGTAACTTCTGGAATGAGAGATTGGACAGGTTCTCTGGACAAAAAACTATAG